The Lycium barbarum isolate Lr01 chromosome 9, ASM1917538v2, whole genome shotgun sequence genome has a segment encoding these proteins:
- the LOC132610898 gene encoding non-specific lipid transfer protein GPI-anchored 5-like, producing MQISASLVSAIFVAVPFLSLHVSAQSDCQQVIVGLAPCLQYIDGNATSPSSGCCTQVGTIVKTRQQCVCEVFSGVNVNQTLALALPKACNVRTPSVSLCKATSPVASPVSSSNPSGDGSRYSQSGDSSGGYSLKLPYCLFLSLVASLSYTTMLSTIL from the exons ATGCAGATATCAGCTAGCTTAGTTAGTGCAATCTTTGTGGCAGTGCCTTTTCTTTCATTACATGTGAGTGCTCAATCGGATTGCCAACAAGTTATCGTTGGGTTAGCACCGTGCTTGCAATACATAGACGGGAATGCCACGAGCCCATCATCAGGATGTTGCACTCAGGTAGGCACTATAGTGAAGACAAGGCAACAGTGCGTGTGTGAGGTTTTCAGTGGAGTTAATGTCAACCAGACACTGGCTTTGGCTCTTCCTAAAGCTTGTAATGTCCGGACTCCCTCTGTTAGCCTTTGTAAAG CTACTTCCCCAGTTGCTTCTCCAGTCTCTTCGTCTAATCCTTCAG GAGACGGATCGAGATATTCGCAAAGTGGGGATTCATCAGGAGGATACTCATTGAAGCTGCCATACTGCCTGTTTTTGTCCCTTGTAGCCTCTTTGTCATATACCACAATGTTAAGCACCATCTTATAA